From a region of the Erythrobacter neustonensis genome:
- a CDS encoding S41 family peptidase: MKFAALLHSAALVTAIALIPATTATMAQVDGRAGPEFAKLFAVFQRVKASYVEPVDDEKLIRGAIDGMLASLDPHSAYLDGSDLQRLETMIDGKYSGLGLSVVMEDGAVKVISPFRGSPAETAGIKAGDFITHLNGKLIVDTKLDDAVAQMRGPKGTSIRLTIFREGRDAPLELDVMRGVIELEPVTSELAPGNIAMISVNEFSANVGADVFAEWQALKKKAPGGKIAGLVLDLRNNPGGSLDESVALSDLFLTNGRIVSQRGRARGETMLYDAETVYRGDMAEGVPMIVLINAGSASASEIVAGALQDHRRALVMGERSFGKGSVQSLLPLGNDAALKLTTARYYLPAGRSVQEGGIKPDIMVPQISDPDYVLRQKYQTRESDLRGHLINELGMKDEQMEADKIADPRFQLTAAELEKQGIKDFQLNYAMETLRRTTRSTVALRPGKQPAAKP; encoded by the coding sequence ATGAAGTTTGCCGCTCTCCTCCACAGTGCAGCGCTGGTCACCGCCATCGCGCTGATCCCGGCGACCACCGCCACGATGGCGCAGGTCGATGGCCGCGCGGGGCCCGAATTTGCCAAGCTGTTCGCGGTCTTCCAGCGGGTCAAGGCGAGCTATGTCGAGCCAGTCGACGATGAAAAGCTGATCCGCGGCGCGATCGACGGGATGCTCGCCAGCCTCGATCCGCACTCGGCCTATCTCGACGGGAGCGATCTCCAGCGGCTCGAAACGATGATCGACGGCAAGTACTCTGGCCTCGGCCTGTCGGTGGTGATGGAGGATGGCGCGGTCAAGGTGATCTCGCCGTTCCGCGGCAGCCCGGCCGAAACTGCCGGGATCAAGGCTGGCGATTTCATCACACACCTCAACGGCAAGCTGATCGTCGATACCAAGCTCGATGATGCGGTCGCGCAGATGCGTGGGCCCAAGGGCACCTCGATCCGGCTGACGATCTTCCGCGAGGGCCGCGATGCGCCGCTCGAACTCGACGTGATGCGCGGCGTGATCGAGCTGGAACCGGTCACCTCGGAACTGGCGCCGGGCAATATCGCGATGATTTCGGTCAACGAATTCAGCGCCAATGTTGGCGCGGACGTGTTCGCCGAATGGCAGGCGCTCAAGAAGAAGGCGCCGGGCGGCAAGATCGCCGGTCTGGTGCTCGATTTGCGCAACAATCCCGGCGGCAGCCTCGACGAATCGGTCGCGCTGTCGGACCTGTTCCTGACCAATGGCCGGATCGTCAGCCAGCGTGGCCGCGCGCGCGGCGAAACGATGCTCTACGATGCCGAGACCGTCTATCGCGGCGACATGGCCGAAGGCGTGCCGATGATCGTGCTGATCAATGCCGGCTCCGCCTCGGCCTCGGAAATCGTCGCGGGCGCCTTGCAGGACCACCGCCGCGCGCTGGTGATGGGCGAGCGGAGCTTCGGCAAGGGCAGCGTGCAGTCGCTGCTGCCGCTGGGCAATGATGCCGCGCTGAAGCTGACCACCGCACGCTACTATCTGCCCGCGGGTCGTTCGGTGCAGGAAGGCGGGATCAAGCCCGACATCATGGTGCCGCAGATTTCCGATCCCGATTATGTGCTGCGCCAGAAATACCAGACCCGCGAAAGCGATCTGCGCGGCCACCTGATCAACGAGCTTGGCATGAAGGACGAGCAGATGGAGGCCGACAAGATCGCCGATCCGCGCTTCCAGCTGACCGCCGCCGAACTGGAAAAGCAGGGCATCAAGGATTTCCAGCTGAACTACGCGATGGAAACCTTGCGCCGCACCACCCGCAGCACCGTGGCACTGCGCCCTGGCAAGCAGCCTGCGGCCAAGCCGTAA
- a CDS encoding glutamate-5-semialdehyde dehydrogenase, with amino-acid sequence MTTIATASAPADPSALVTTLAQAARRAQRQLAALSSDARAAALVRAADALRAAAPAVLAANARDLAAGEARGLSGAMLDRLMLDEARLSAIADAVAAVAALPDPVGQVIDTAARPNGLALSRVRVPIGVIGIIYESRPNVTADAATLCVRAGNAAVLRGGSEAVHSNTAIHAALAEGLVAGGVPAEAVQLVPSQDRACVGAMLTASGLIDMIVPRGGKSLVARVQADARVPVLAHLDGINHTYVHHAAEPAMAERIAVNAKLRRTGICGAMETLLIDSAYPAAPALVAALIDAGCEVRGDGRAAALDRRVIAASDEDWDTEYLDAVLSVAVVDGLEDALAHIARHSSGHTDAIVTADAETAERFLAEVDSAIVMHNASSQFADGGEFGLGAEIGIATGRLHARGPVALEGLTTYKWQVRGAGQTRP; translated from the coding sequence ATGACCACGATTGCAACCGCATCCGCGCCCGCTGATCCCTCAGCACTTGTGACCACGCTGGCGCAGGCCGCGCGCAGGGCGCAGCGCCAGCTTGCCGCGCTTTCGAGCGACGCGCGTGCCGCCGCGCTGGTGCGTGCCGCCGATGCCTTGCGCGCCGCCGCGCCCGCGGTGCTTGCAGCCAATGCGCGCGATCTTGCGGCGGGCGAGGCCCGCGGACTGTCGGGCGCGATGCTCGACCGGCTGATGCTCGACGAAGCGCGGCTTTCCGCAATCGCCGATGCGGTCGCGGCGGTCGCGGCGCTGCCCGATCCGGTGGGGCAGGTGATCGATACGGCAGCGCGGCCCAATGGCCTTGCGCTGAGCCGCGTGCGCGTGCCGATCGGGGTGATCGGGATCATCTACGAAAGCCGCCCCAACGTCACCGCCGATGCCGCCACCTTGTGCGTGCGCGCGGGCAATGCTGCGGTGCTGCGCGGCGGGAGCGAGGCGGTGCATTCGAACACCGCGATCCACGCCGCGCTGGCCGAAGGGCTGGTGGCTGGCGGCGTTCCGGCCGAAGCCGTGCAGCTTGTCCCCTCTCAGGACCGCGCCTGTGTCGGCGCGATGCTGACCGCGAGCGGCCTCATCGACATGATCGTGCCGCGCGGGGGCAAGAGCCTTGTCGCGCGGGTGCAGGCCGATGCGCGGGTCCCCGTGCTCGCGCATCTCGACGGGATCAACCACACCTATGTCCACCACGCTGCCGAGCCGGCGATGGCGGAGCGGATCGCGGTCAACGCCAAGCTGCGCCGCACGGGCATCTGCGGGGCGATGGAAACGCTGCTGATCGATTCGGCCTATCCCGCAGCGCCGGCGCTGGTCGCCGCGCTGATCGATGCGGGGTGCGAAGTGCGCGGCGACGGGCGCGCCGCCGCGCTTGACCGCCGGGTGATCGCGGCGAGCGACGAGGACTGGGACACCGAATATCTTGACGCGGTGCTGTCGGTCGCGGTGGTCGACGGGTTGGAGGATGCGCTGGCGCATATCGCGCGCCATTCTTCGGGCCACACCGATGCGATCGTCACCGCTGATGCGGAGACTGCCGAACGCTTTCTGGCCGAAGTCGACAGCGCGATCGTGATGCACAATGCCTCCTCGCAATTTGCCGACGGGGGCGAATTCGGGCTCGGCGCGGAAATCGGGATCGCCACGGGGCGGCTGCACGCACGCGGGCCGGTCGCGCTGGAGGGGCTGACGACCTACAAGTGGCAGGTGCGCGGGGCGGGGCAGACGCGGCCTTGA
- a CDS encoding DUF1013 domain-containing protein has product MAIKDQPKPLMPHATATWLVDNTALSFEQIAEFCGLHILEVQAMADDLAGSKYTGRDPVHSGELTQAEIEKGQEDPAYSLKMHKAPVEVTRTKGPRYTPVSKRQDKPDGIAWILRHHPEVSDAQIGKLIGTTRNTIGALRDRTHWNIANITPKDPVTLGLCSQRELDAMVAKAAKRAGISEGGDAAPKAERNDRENLIAELRAEREAQTKAAGAAAQEAEAEAWLARKREAEAAEQKIDPESGFI; this is encoded by the coding sequence ATGGCTATCAAGGATCAGCCCAAGCCGCTGATGCCGCATGCCACGGCGACCTGGCTGGTGGACAACACGGCGCTGTCGTTCGAACAGATCGCCGAGTTCTGCGGCCTCCACATCCTCGAAGTGCAGGCGATGGCCGATGACCTTGCGGGCAGCAAGTATACCGGCCGCGATCCGGTGCATTCGGGCGAGTTGACGCAGGCCGAAATCGAAAAGGGTCAGGAAGACCCGGCCTATTCGCTCAAGATGCACAAGGCCCCGGTCGAAGTGACCCGCACCAAGGGCCCGCGCTACACCCCCGTGTCCAAGCGTCAGGACAAGCCCGACGGCATCGCCTGGATCCTGCGCCATCATCCCGAAGTGTCGGACGCGCAGATCGGCAAGCTGATCGGCACCACGCGCAACACCATCGGCGCGCTGCGCGACCGCACGCACTGGAACATCGCGAACATTACCCCGAAAGACCCGGTGACGCTGGGCCTGTGTTCGCAGCGCGAGCTTGATGCGATGGTCGCCAAGGCGGCCAAGCGCGCCGGGATCAGCGAAGGCGGCGATGCCGCGCCCAAGGCCGAACGCAACGACCGCGAGAACCTGATCGCCGAACTGCGCGCCGAACGCGAAGCGCAGACCAAGGCCGCCGGCGCCGCTGCGCAGGAAGCCGAGGCCGAAGCCTGGCTCGCCCGCAAGCGCGAAGCCGAAGCCGCCGAACAGAAGATCGATCCGGAAAGCGGGTTCATCTGA
- the rsfS gene encoding ribosome silencing factor codes for MGADSLHALVMAQLDDDQAQEIVSIPLEGKSSIADHMVIASGRSTRQVASMAQKLAEKIKHAGFGHARVEGLPAADWVLIDAGDVVVHLFRPEVRTFYNLERMWSFEGSETSMQGRN; via the coding sequence ATGGGCGCCGATAGCCTGCACGCGCTCGTGATGGCGCAGCTCGACGACGATCAGGCGCAGGAAATCGTCTCGATCCCGCTCGAAGGGAAAAGCTCGATCGCCGATCACATGGTGATCGCCAGCGGCCGTTCGACCCGTCAGGTCGCGTCGATGGCGCAGAAGCTGGCCGAGAAGATCAAGCATGCGGGCTTCGGCCATGCGCGCGTCGAAGGCCTGCCGGCCGCCGACTGGGTGCTGATCGATGCGGGCGACGTGGTCGTCCACCTGTTCCGCCCCGAAGTGCGCACGTTCTACAACCTCGAACGCATGTGGAGCTTCGAGGGGTCGGAGACGTCGATGCAGGGTCGGAATTAG
- a CDS encoding nicotinate-nucleotide adenylyltransferase — translation MSAAVLTGLLGGSFNPAHGGHRRITLFAIDALGLDEAWWLVSPGNPLKPKAGMAPLKARLLAARRQARRARILPTAIEQQLGTRYTADTLAKFVRRYPKRRFVWLMGADNLAQFHRWKDWRRIARTMPIAVIARPGYDAGAMTSPAMVWFRRYRVSGASIRKRGQWSAPALVLLRFDPDHRSATAIRRANADWAEALLGPDRDVPLRDRLTFRTVRPEDAA, via the coding sequence TTGAGCGCCGCCGTGCTGACCGGGCTGCTCGGCGGGAGCTTCAACCCCGCGCATGGCGGGCACCGGCGAATCACGCTGTTTGCGATCGATGCGCTGGGGCTGGACGAGGCGTGGTGGCTGGTCTCGCCCGGCAATCCGCTGAAGCCCAAGGCGGGGATGGCGCCCCTGAAAGCGCGGCTGCTCGCCGCCCGCCGGCAGGCGCGGCGCGCGCGAATCTTGCCCACCGCGATCGAGCAGCAACTGGGCACGCGCTACACCGCCGACACGCTGGCAAAGTTTGTCCGGCGCTATCCCAAGCGGCGCTTCGTGTGGCTGATGGGGGCGGACAATCTGGCGCAGTTTCACCGCTGGAAGGACTGGCGCCGGATCGCGCGGACAATGCCGATTGCGGTTATTGCGCGTCCGGGCTATGATGCGGGCGCCATGACGAGCCCCGCCATGGTCTGGTTCAGGCGCTATCGTGTGTCTGGTGCCAGCATTCGGAAACGGGGGCAATGGAGCGCACCGGCACTGGTGTTACTGCGTTTCGATCCAGACCACCGCTCGGCCACGGCGATCCGCCGTGCCAATGCGGATTGGGCCGAGGCCCTGCTCGGGCCGGATCGAGATGTGCCGCTGCGCGATCGGCTGACATTCCGTACTGTCCGGCCAGAGGATGCTGCATGA
- a CDS encoding glycosyltransferase family 4 protein — translation MNSLSVIGLDDAEPLGVLPQPASIAIVTDAWHPQTNGVVRTLTATCDQLRAWGHRVTVISPEGYPSVPAPTYPEIRLALTLPGAVGRRLARAAPDAVHIATEGPLGLAARAWCLRRGVPFTTAYHTQFPDYVAQRTGLPAALFWPYIRWFHRPAQSVMVATETIRSQLREQGLTRLAHWSRGVDLASFSPAAPPPPEYAGLAGPILLYVGRVAVEKNIAAFLACDYPGTKVVVGDGPARAALERQFPHALFLGKRTGEALAGCYAHADVFVFPSRTDTFGLVMIEALACGTPVAAFPVAGPRDIVTEEVGALSEDLTRAIDAARYCDRAACRAYGAGFSWASATRQFLAGLAPLGEDRAHILAAPPGF, via the coding sequence ATGAACAGCCTGTCCGTCATCGGCCTCGACGATGCAGAGCCGCTCGGCGTGCTGCCGCAACCCGCCTCGATCGCGATCGTTACCGATGCGTGGCACCCGCAGACCAATGGCGTGGTTCGCACGCTGACTGCGACCTGCGACCAGCTGCGCGCGTGGGGCCACCGCGTGACGGTGATCAGCCCCGAAGGCTATCCGTCGGTGCCTGCGCCGACCTATCCCGAAATCCGGCTTGCGCTGACACTGCCCGGCGCGGTCGGACGCCGATTGGCGCGCGCCGCGCCCGATGCGGTGCATATTGCCACCGAAGGCCCACTGGGGCTTGCCGCAAGGGCCTGGTGCCTGCGTCGGGGGGTGCCGTTCACCACCGCCTATCACACGCAGTTTCCCGATTATGTCGCACAGCGCACGGGCCTGCCTGCCGCATTGTTCTGGCCCTATATCCGCTGGTTCCACCGCCCTGCGCAAAGCGTCATGGTCGCCACCGAAACGATCCGCAGCCAGCTGCGCGAACAGGGCCTCACCCGGCTGGCCCACTGGAGCCGCGGGGTCGATCTGGCGAGCTTTTCGCCCGCCGCGCCGCCGCCGCCCGAATATGCGGGTCTGGCAGGCCCGATCCTGCTCTATGTCGGACGGGTCGCGGTCGAAAAGAACATAGCCGCCTTCCTTGCCTGTGATTACCCCGGGACCAAGGTCGTGGTGGGGGATGGCCCCGCGCGCGCCGCGCTGGAGCGGCAGTTTCCGCACGCATTGTTCCTCGGCAAGCGCACCGGCGAAGCGCTGGCGGGATGTTACGCGCACGCCGATGTCTTCGTCTTCCCGAGCCGCACCGATACCTTCGGGCTGGTGATGATTGAGGCGCTGGCCTGCGGGACGCCGGTCGCCGCGTTCCCGGTGGCGGGGCCGCGCGATATCGTCACCGAGGAAGTGGGCGCGCTGTCCGAAGATCTGACCCGCGCGATCGATGCCGCGCGCTATTGCGACCGCGCCGCGTGCCGCGCCTATGGTGCGGGCTTTTCATGGGCCTCAGCGACGCGGCAGTTTCTTGCAGGCCTCGCGCCGCTGGGCGAAGATCGGGCGCACATCCTTGCGGCCCCGCCCGGATTTTGA
- a CDS encoding bactofilin family protein — translation MGAGSTFSVIGSDVTITGNISASADLHIDGTIDGDIACASLVQGDKSAINGAVTAETARLAGKVTGSITARELVILKTARIEGDVHYDALTIEQGAQVDGRFAPNARAAVMAVPSVAIAG, via the coding sequence ATGGGGGCAGGTTCGACCTTTTCGGTGATCGGATCGGATGTGACGATCACGGGCAATATCAGCGCCTCGGCCGATCTGCATATCGACGGCACGATCGATGGCGACATCGCCTGCGCTTCGCTGGTGCAGGGCGACAAGAGCGCCATCAACGGCGCGGTGACGGCGGAAACCGCGCGGCTGGCGGGCAAGGTGACCGGATCGATCACCGCGCGCGAGCTGGTGATCCTCAAGACCGCGCGGATCGAAGGCGATGTGCATTATGATGCTCTGACCATCGAACAGGGCGCGCAGGTCGATGGCCGTTTTGCTCCCAACGCACGCGCCGCGGTGATGGCCGTGCCGAGCGTGGCGATCGCGGGTTAG
- a CDS encoding long-chain-fatty-acid--CoA ligase encodes MTVSNFSPARSAAYHHPTPLGTIFTPASLPALFERTLHRNPDAPFLHFLGRTYSYKQIYAQAQAFALGLSRAGIVKGDRVGLFLPNVPIYAAAYYGSMMAGAVVVNFSPLYSVEELSWQVGDSGTKVLVTVDVPELYKTAKKVLDASTLETLVVGSLADQLPRLKGVAMKLLKRSQIADVAYGAKVKSWAGMTPAGTPPKVAVGPEDLALLQYTGGTTGRPKGAMLGHDQLSVNAQQVAGINPFGNPAGEVFVGALPFFHVFANTALLNHAMVTGGSIAMVPRFDAGQVLAIIQKYRCTGFPGVPTMFQALLDHPDLAKTDLSSLKVCISGGAPMPAPVHERFEAVTGVRIAEGYGLTESSGVVSANPYQGTRKRGTIGQLVPGTEVILLDKENPENLAPEGEPGELAVCGPQIMRGYWQRPESDADTFVRRDGKCYLRTGDVARIDEDGFLEIVDRIKDMIAVNGFKVFPSVVEDVILEHAAIKEALVIGVPDDARGEVPRAYVTLNEGATETGAELASWLNARIGKHERVDQVVVRDSLPKTMIGKLDRKTLRAEVL; translated from the coding sequence ATGACTGTCAGTAACTTTTCCCCCGCCCGATCCGCCGCCTATCATCACCCCACACCGCTCGGCACGATCTTCACGCCGGCGAGCCTGCCCGCGCTGTTCGAACGCACGCTGCACCGCAACCCGGATGCGCCGTTCCTGCATTTCCTCGGGCGCACCTACAGCTACAAGCAGATTTACGCGCAGGCACAGGCCTTTGCGCTGGGTCTGTCGCGGGCCGGGATCGTCAAGGGCGACCGGGTCGGCCTGTTCCTGCCCAACGTGCCGATCTATGCCGCCGCCTATTACGGCTCGATGATGGCGGGCGCGGTCGTGGTGAACTTCTCGCCGCTCTATTCGGTCGAGGAACTGTCCTGGCAAGTCGGCGACAGCGGCACCAAGGTGCTGGTGACGGTCGATGTGCCCGAACTCTACAAGACCGCGAAGAAGGTGCTCGATGCCTCGACGCTGGAAACGCTGGTGGTTGGCAGCCTCGCGGACCAGCTTCCACGGCTCAAGGGCGTCGCGATGAAGCTGCTGAAGCGCAGCCAGATCGCCGATGTTGCTTATGGCGCCAAGGTCAAAAGCTGGGCCGGGATGACGCCTGCGGGCACGCCGCCCAAGGTCGCGGTGGGGCCGGAAGACCTCGCCCTGCTGCAATATACCGGCGGCACCACCGGGCGGCCCAAGGGCGCGATGCTCGGGCATGACCAGCTGTCGGTCAACGCGCAGCAGGTCGCCGGCATCAACCCCTTCGGCAATCCCGCGGGCGAGGTGTTCGTCGGCGCGCTGCCGTTCTTCCACGTCTTCGCCAACACCGCCCTGCTCAACCACGCGATGGTGACCGGCGGGTCGATCGCGATGGTGCCGCGGTTCGATGCGGGCCAAGTGCTGGCGATAATCCAGAAATACCGCTGCACCGGTTTTCCCGGCGTGCCGACGATGTTCCAGGCGCTGCTCGACCATCCCGATCTCGCCAAGACCGATCTGTCGAGCCTCAAGGTCTGCATCTCGGGCGGGGCGCCGATGCCAGCGCCGGTGCACGAACGCTTCGAGGCGGTTACCGGGGTGCGGATTGCCGAAGGCTATGGCCTGACCGAAAGTTCGGGCGTGGTCTCGGCCAACCCCTATCAGGGCACCCGCAAGCGCGGGACGATCGGGCAGCTGGTGCCGGGCACCGAAGTAATTCTGCTCGACAAGGAAAACCCCGAAAACCTCGCCCCCGAGGGCGAGCCGGGCGAGCTTGCGGTGTGCGGGCCGCAGATCATGCGCGGCTATTGGCAGCGACCGGAAAGCGATGCCGACACTTTCGTCCGGCGCGACGGGAAATGCTATCTGCGCACCGGCGATGTCGCGCGGATCGACGAGGACGGCTTCCTCGAGATCGTCGACCGGATCAAGGACATGATCGCGGTCAATGGCTTCAAGGTCTTCCCCAGCGTGGTCGAGGACGTGATCCTCGAACACGCCGCGATCAAGGAAGCGCTGGTGATCGGCGTTCCCGACGATGCCCGGGGCGAAGTGCCGCGCGCCTATGTCACCTTGAACGAAGGCGCGACCGAAACCGGGGCCGAGCTGGCAAGCTGGCTCAACGCGCGGATCGGCAAGCACGAGCGCGTGGATCAGGTGGTGGTGCGCGACAGCCTGCCCAAGACCATGATCGGCAAGCTCGACCGCAAGACCCTGCGCGCCGAGGTGCTCTGA
- a CDS encoding M23 family metallopeptidase, whose product MSDEISTKSWGDRVREWFPDREFFMRADGEVRFIKVSSTLQKRVAGSIAVLLALWLVALAVMAWGTYRAEADLAALAQEKARVASASKRIDAYGGDLGKAVGELEERQKFLEEMARMLPEDMVEAAAAAPAPATPAAAETAATIRKVSAMVPGASGLAAIEARQIAFAERLTRFAEARARRAEAAIRKLNLDPGTLTRNTQAAMGGPFEAMKGAEDPRFERLGLSLARMAVLERAIDGIPQVVPASIQNITSGFGFRHDPFHGRGAMHAGIDFRGPIGSPIFAAADGRVTFAGVKSGYGNAIEITHGNGMLTRYAHLSRIDVKVGQGVGAGSTIGGLGSTGRSTGPHLHFEVRINDRAVNPRPFLEAAPNVLKEVRAAGAK is encoded by the coding sequence TTGTCAGACGAAATATCCACGAAGTCGTGGGGTGACCGGGTACGCGAATGGTTCCCGGACCGCGAGTTCTTCATGCGCGCCGATGGCGAAGTGCGCTTCATCAAGGTATCCTCGACGCTGCAAAAGCGTGTGGCGGGCAGCATCGCCGTGCTGCTCGCGCTGTGGCTGGTCGCGCTCGCCGTGATGGCCTGGGGCACCTACCGCGCCGAGGCAGACCTTGCCGCGCTTGCACAGGAAAAGGCCCGCGTCGCCAGCGCCAGCAAGCGGATCGATGCCTATGGCGGCGATCTGGGCAAGGCGGTGGGCGAGCTTGAGGAACGCCAGAAGTTCCTCGAGGAAATGGCCCGGATGCTGCCCGAGGACATGGTCGAGGCCGCTGCCGCCGCGCCCGCTCCCGCCACCCCTGCCGCTGCCGAAACCGCCGCCACGATCCGCAAGGTCAGCGCGATGGTCCCCGGTGCCAGCGGGCTTGCCGCGATCGAAGCGCGCCAGATCGCCTTTGCCGAACGCCTGACCCGCTTTGCCGAAGCCCGCGCCCGCCGCGCCGAAGCCGCGATCCGCAAATTGAACCTCGATCCCGGCACGCTCACCCGCAACACGCAGGCCGCAATGGGCGGCCCGTTCGAAGCGATGAAGGGCGCAGAAGACCCGCGCTTTGAACGCCTCGGCCTCAGCCTTGCGCGCATGGCGGTGCTCGAACGCGCGATCGACGGCATCCCGCAGGTCGTCCCCGCCAGCATCCAGAACATCACCTCGGGCTTCGGCTTCCGCCACGATCCCTTCCACGGGCGCGGCGCGATGCATGCGGGAATCGATTTTCGCGGGCCCATCGGCTCGCCGATCTTCGCCGCTGCCGATGGCCGCGTGACCTTTGCCGGGGTCAAGTCGGGCTATGGCAATGCGATCGAGATCACGCATGGTAACGGGATGTTGACCCGCTATGCCCACCTGTCGCGGATCGACGTGAAGGTCGGCCAGGGCGTCGGCGCAGGCAGCACGATCGGCGGGCTCGGCTCGACCGGGCGTTCCACCGGGCCGCACCTCCATTTCGAAGTTCGCATCAATGACCGCGCGGTCAATCCGCGCCCGTTTCTGGAGGCCGCACCCAATGTTCTCAAGGAAGTCCGCGCAGCCGGAGCAAAGTAA
- a CDS encoding murein hydrolase activator EnvC family protein: MRGRTILILGAVIGVAAALTLAMPRLPHAAPVIALDDPAEAEAALARATRESRLAESRAARLTRAADSATEAAQKTASQAAALAARIQQAEAEIEASRARLTIARSRRAALSARLAEKREPTARLAAALQTAARRPLALAALQPGSLADVVHVRAVMASAVPQIAARTASLRRDLERGRALERQAATALAQLQGSEAELRGRRAQLAALEQQQRTASRSAQGAALREAERALALAEDARDLDGLVDKLGEVARLRSELAALPGPILRPADLAAPLPSQPAPAAADPAATPPPADFQLPVQGRTLVGFGARRTSGLASTGLTLAPAAQAQVVAPASGRVAFAGEYRGFGRIVIIEHPGGWTSLVTGLARVDVMVGAGVIGGSPIGRASGGAVPVTIELRRAGKPVNPLQYLR; encoded by the coding sequence ATGCGGGGGCGAACAATCCTGATATTGGGCGCGGTGATCGGCGTGGCGGCAGCGCTGACGCTCGCGATGCCGCGTCTGCCGCACGCCGCCCCGGTCATTGCGCTTGACGATCCCGCCGAGGCGGAGGCCGCGCTCGCCCGCGCGACCCGCGAAAGCCGGCTTGCGGAAAGTCGCGCCGCGCGACTTACCCGCGCCGCCGACAGCGCCACCGAAGCCGCGCAGAAAACCGCAAGCCAGGCCGCCGCGCTCGCCGCGCGGATCCAGCAGGCCGAAGCCGAGATCGAAGCGAGCCGCGCGCGGCTGACGATCGCGCGCAGCCGCCGCGCCGCTCTGTCCGCCCGGCTGGCCGAAAAACGCGAACCCACCGCCCGGCTTGCCGCCGCGCTCCAGACCGCGGCGCGCCGTCCGCTCGCGCTGGCCGCGCTGCAACCCGGATCGCTTGCCGATGTCGTCCACGTGCGCGCGGTGATGGCGAGCGCGGTGCCGCAGATCGCGGCGCGCACCGCCAGCCTGCGCCGCGATCTCGAACGCGGGCGCGCGCTCGAGCGGCAGGCCGCAACCGCGCTCGCGCAGTTGCAGGGCAGCGAGGCCGAACTGCGGGGCCGCCGCGCCCAGCTTGCCGCGCTCGAACAGCAGCAGCGCACCGCCTCGCGCAGCGCGCAAGGCGCGGCGCTGCGCGAAGCCGAACGCGCGCTCGCACTGGCAGAGGACGCGCGCGATCTCGACGGGCTGGTCGACAAGCTGGGCGAGGTTGCGCGGCTGCGCAGCGAATTGGCCGCATTGCCCGGGCCGATCCTGCGCCCGGCCGATCTGGCCGCGCCGCTGCCATCGCAGCCCGCGCCTGCCGCCGCCGACCCCGCCGCCACGCCGCCACCGGCCGATTTCCAGCTGCCCGTGCAGGGGCGCACGCTGGTCGGCTTCGGCGCAAGGCGGACAAGCGGGCTGGCCTCGACCGGGCTCACGCTGGCGCCCGCCGCCCAGGCGCAGGTCGTCGCCCCGGCGAGCGGACGGGTGGCCTTTGCGGGCGAATATCGCGGGTTCGGGCGGATCGTCATCATCGAGCATCCCGGCGGCTGGACCAGCCTTGTCACAGGGTTGGCGCGGGTCGATGTGATGGTGGGTGCGGGCGTGATCGGCGGATCGCCGATCGGCCGCGCCAGCGGGGGCGCGGTGCCGGTGACGATCGAGCTGCGCCGTGCGGGCAAGCCGGTCAATCCGTTGCAATATCTGCGCTGA
- a CDS encoding 23S rRNA (pseudouridine(1915)-N(3))-methyltransferase RlmH codes for MLLHIIARGKIGRSPEGDLVDRYAKRLTWPVKITEWPDTGAGKVAEPITPHRTVLLDERGKAMSSESFAVLLGRWRDDGVRETRFMIGAADGHSDAERAAADLLFAFGPATWPHMIARAMLMEQLYRATTILAGHPYHRA; via the coding sequence ATTCTCCTCCACATCATCGCGCGCGGGAAGATCGGACGGTCGCCGGAGGGCGATCTGGTCGATCGCTATGCCAAGCGGCTGACGTGGCCCGTCAAGATCACCGAATGGCCCGACACCGGCGCAGGCAAGGTGGCAGAGCCCATCACCCCGCACCGCACCGTGCTGCTCGACGAGCGCGGCAAGGCGATGTCCTCGGAAAGCTTCGCCGTCCTGCTGGGCCGCTGGCGCGATGACGGGGTGCGCGAGACCCGCTTCATGATCGGCGCGGCGGACGGGCATTCCGATGCCGAGCGCGCCGCGGCCGACCTCTTGTTCGCCTTTGGCCCCGCCACCTGGCCGCACATGATCGCGCGCGCGATGCTGATGGAACAGCTCTACCGCGCCACCACGATCCTTGCAGGACATCCCTATCATCGGGCATGA